A stretch of Schistocerca cancellata isolate TAMUIC-IGC-003103 chromosome 3, iqSchCanc2.1, whole genome shotgun sequence DNA encodes these proteins:
- the LOC126176080 gene encoding craniofacial development protein 2-like produces MWIDLTGSSKKIRIVSVYSHCEGTDQDKKDSFYEALSDVLVRVKDKDSVLLMGDFNARTGNRTEGYEKVMGKFGEDMEANRNGKQLLDYCASMGLVITNSFFKHKNIHRYTWEGRGTRSVIDYIITDQEFRKAVRDTCVFRGFFDGTDHYLICSEIGIVRPKVQEYMSNFKNIHCFLLENVQTA; encoded by the exons atgtggatagatttgacagggtctagcaagaaaattaggattgtgtcagtatattcgcattgtgaagggacagatcaagataagaaggatagtttttatgaggcactcagtgatgtacttgttagagtaaaggacaaggacagtgttctgctcatgggtgattttaacgccaggactggaaatcgaacagaagggtacgaaaaggttatgggtaaatttggagaggatatggaggccaacaggaatgggaaacaactcttggattactgtgccagtatgggtttagtaatcacaaactccttttttaaacataagaacattcaccgatatacttgggaaggcaggggaaccagatctgtcattgactatataataacagatcaggaattcaggaaggctgtgagggacacatgtgtattcaggggattctttgatggcactgatcattatttaatctgcagtgaaattgggattgtgaggccgaaagtgcaggag TACAtgtcaaattttaaaaatattcactGTTTTCTCCTTGAGAATGTACAAACAGCTTAA